From a single Nymphaea colorata isolate Beijing-Zhang1983 chromosome 4, ASM883128v2, whole genome shotgun sequence genomic region:
- the LOC116253120 gene encoding glutaredoxin-C1-like has product MSSRSSLSLRVETGRSGGSRRHRYSGEAGTSSSPFPPGSALDRIARLVSENAVIIFGFNGCCMCHVARQLLSGMGVNPTLYELDEEEDGGSKTEDALVRIAGRDPAVPAVFIGGKFVGGVERLMSIHIKGNLVPMLKDAGALWL; this is encoded by the coding sequence ATGAGTTCCAGATCGTCCCTCTCCCTCCGGGTGGAGACCGGGCGGAGCGGCGGTTCACGGAGACACCGCTACTCGGGTGAGGCCGGGACGAGCTCGTCCCCCTTCCCGCCCGGGTCGGCGCTGGACCGAATCGCGCGGCTAGTGTCGGAGAACGCGGTGATCATCTTCGGCTTCAATGGCTGCTGCATGTGCCACGTGGCAAGGCAGCTCCTCTCCGGCATGGGCGTCAACCCGACGCTGTACGAGCTAGACGAGGAGGAGGACGGTGGCAGCAAGACGGAGGACGCCCTTGTCCGGATCGCGGGCCGGGATCCGGCCGTCCCGGCGGTCTTCATCGGCGGCAAGTTCGTCGGCGGCGTAGAGCGCCTCATGTCTATCCACATCAAGGGCAACCTCGTTCCCATGCTCAAGGACGCTGGGGCCCTCTGGCTGTGA
- the LOC116253721 gene encoding probable aspartic proteinase GIP2, whose translation MAPGFAAMELFFHFLILFCLAAAAASPPKALVLPVTKDASTRLYVTTLQHKTPLLPDKFVVDIGSAYLWVYCDEGYRSTTYRSAPCRSSTCTFARARDCNLVCMEPQPRPGCTNNTCTGMVGNTVAALEHMFTYGLLADDVLALRSTDGRRVGPLVTVPHFLFICGPLILLQGLPSGSAGMFGLGQWEVSPPKQLASRFGLKKKFAICLSPSTTSPGAIFFGDGPYVLLPGADVSKPLAYTKLLNNPVAISHGSYSTIEPTIEYFVKLTSIMVNGKAVPVNATLLELRNGNGGTKISTVDTHTWLESSIYAALEAAFLKEATAMGIARVASPANWPPFRACFSSKNVTSTRLGWAVPEIELQFQGASFGWKIYGSNSMVDMGNGVMCLGFLDAAGTANTASVVIGGYQLENHLLEFDLEQSTMGFGSTLLLRQTTCANFNFSSA comes from the coding sequence ATGGCTCCTGGGTTCGCTGCCATGGAGCTCTTCTTCCACTTCCTGATCCTCTTCTGCCTCGCCGCTGCCGCTGCATCTCCGCCAAAGGCTCTCGTCCTTCCGGTCACCAAGGACGCCAGCACTCGACTCTACGTCACCACACTCCAACACAAGACGCCTCTCCTCCCCGACAAATTCGTCGTTGACATTGGATCCGCCTACCTTTGGGTCTACTGCGACGAAGGGTATCGGTCCACCACCTACCGCTCCGCCCCCTGCCGCTCCTCCACCTGCACCTTCGCCCGAGCCCGAGACTGCAACCTGGTCTGTATGGAACCGCAGCCCAGACCGGGCTGCACCAACAACACCTGCACCGGTATGGTCGGTAACACCGTCGCCGCCCTCGAACATATGTTCACGTACGGCTTGCTCGCCGACGACGTACTCGCCCTCCGATCTACCGATGGCCGGAGAGTCGGTCCTCTGGTCACGGTACCGCATTTCCTCTTCATATGCGGTCCCCTTATCCTTCTACAGGGCCTGCCGTCGGGAAGCGCCGGGATGTTCGGGTTGGGCCAATGGGAGGTCAGTCCCCCGAAGCAATTGGCTAGTCGGTTCGGACTCAAGAAGAAATTCGCCATCTGTCTGTCGCCGTCGACGACGTCTCCCGGCGCCATCTTCTTCGGCGACGGCCCCTACGTGCTGCTCCCCGGCGCCGACGTGTCAAAGCCGCTTGCCTACACCAAGCTCCTGAACAACCCGGTTGCCATTTCCCATGGCTCCTACTCGACGATTGAGCCGACCATCGAGTACTTCGTGAAGCTGACCTCCATCATGGTGAACGGCAAGGCGGTTCCCGTGAACGCCACGCTTCTGGAGCTGCGGAATGGCAATGGGGGAACGAAGATCAGCACGGTGGACACGCACACTTGGCTCGAGAGCTCGATCTACGCGGCGCTGGAGGCGGCGTTCTTGAAGGAGGCGACGGCCATGGGCATCGCGAGGGTGGCATCGCCCGCAAACTGGCCGCCCTTCCGAGCGTGCTTCAGCAGTAAGAACGTGACGAGCACGAGGCTTGGGTGGGCGGTGCCGGAGATCGAGCTGCAGTTTCAGGGGGCAAGCTTCGGGTGGAAGATCTATGGCTCTAATTCCATGGTGGACATGGGCAATGGAGTTATGTGCTTGGGGTTCCTGGATGCGGCCGGGACGGCCAACACGGCGTCGGTCGTGATCGGAGGATACCAACTGGAGAACCATCTGCTGGAGTTCGATCTCGAGCAGTCCACGATGGGTTTCGGCTCCACACTCTTGCTCAGGCAGACAACCTGTGCCAACTTCAATTTCTCTTCTGCTTAG
- the LOC116252858 gene encoding protein PROTON GRADIENT REGULATION 5, chloroplastic, with protein sequence MAASVSLSSSFHGGWGSSVAGEESSSKLVRLAAPSSVRTARPCRSSPVMKNVNEGKGLFAPLVVVTRNIIGKKRFNQLRGKAIALHSQVITEFCKSIGADGKQRQGLIRLAKKNGERLGFLA encoded by the exons ATGGCCGCCTCCGTGAGCCTGTCTTCGTCCTTCCATGGAGGTTGGGGTTCCTCCGTAGCAGGGGAGGAGAGCAGCAGCAAGCTGGTGAGGTTGGCGGCGCCGAGCTCGGTGCGGACGGCGCGGCCCTGCAGGTCCAGCCCTGTCATGAAGAACGTGAACGAAGGGAAAGGGTTGTTCGCACCGCTTGTGGTTGTGACGAGGAACATCATCGGGAAGAAGCGGTTCAACCAGCTCAGGGGCAAAGCCATCGCCCTCCACTCTCAG GTGATTACGGAGTTCTGCAAGTCGATCGGGGCAGATGGTAAACAGAGGCAGGGATTGATTCGTTTGGCGAAGAAGAATGGAGAAAGGTTGGGATTTCTGGCTTGA
- the LOC116252859 gene encoding uncharacterized protein LOC116252859 — translation MRNWGVIIASRMNAGASNYGDSKKGKKVVAVKELASRYEEQEDVVGRDDEELKSLLPLQKEGSFKGGANGGTESRRKVQWNDKDGDKLAQVREFVPSDSSDNDCDEDDLDSCLCVIV, via the exons ATGAGGAATTGGGGCGTAATAATTGCTTCGAGGATGAATGCTGGTGCATCGAACTACGGCGAttcgaagaaggggaagaaggtgGTCGCCGTTAAGGAGTTGGCCTCGCGATACGAGGAACAGGAAGATGTGGTGGGAAGGGACGACGAAGAGCTGAAATCCTTGCTGCCTCTGCAGAAGGAAGGAAGCTTCAAAGGAGGCGCCAATGGTGGGACGGAGTCACGGAGAAAGGTTCAGTGGAACGATAAGGATGGCGACAAACTTGCGCAAGTTCGTGAGTTCGTGCCAAG TGATTCAAGTGACAATGATTGCGATGAGGACGATTTGGATTCATGTCTATGTGTAATAGTGTAA
- the LOC116253115 gene encoding rRNA biogenesis protein rrp36-like has protein sequence MGCFIACFGGSSGRKGRKPTPKGLPRNTLPTYSLKPPTSSLKPTTEETLQGCSFLEPREKPEKPGVLISRSPKKVTFDLQVRTYAEVPSHEEPDFSSDEESKGANENELEEGNESQSLTSSEDHSTTSTTCSFPTSHRYQNCRYSDDEDDSIDDGDLSDDGLSDDDVADDEHEDLFEWYSSSSFESQSKSVSPEPAKTEANELVTRPTVAVGRVRDRSQYVHPVLNAVENRSQWQALKSKESKNASVIKERKENIPRKQEPVSKFSLDPRQEPRVDASLSSWLVPSEPANYAAAPVNIYVKSKDGTFSSSKTENRPVLVDVKTT, from the exons ATGGGTTGCTTCATTGCTTGTTTTGGTGGTTCCAGTGGAAGAAAAGGGCGAAAACCGACGCCCAAAGGCCTACCGAGGAACACT CTGCCAACTTATTCCTTGAAGCCTCCAACTTCTTCCTTGAAGCCAACCACAGAAGAGACCCTCCAAGGATGTTCATTTTTAGAACCAAG GGAAAAGCCAGAGAAACCAGGGGTCCTGATCTCTAGATCCCCGAAAAAGGTTACTTTTGATCTTCAGGTCAGAACCTACGCAGAGGTTCCATCTCATGAAGAGCCAGATTTTTCATCGGACGAAGAAAGTAAAggagctaatgaaaatgaactagaagaaggaaatgaaagccAATCCTTGACGTCCTCTGAAGACCACTCTACAACTTCCACCACCTGTTCATTCCCCACTTCTCATAGATACCAAAATTGCAGGTACAGTGACGATGAGGATGACAGTATTGATGATGGCGATCTTAGTGATGATGGCCTCAGCGATGATGACGTTGCTGATGATGAACATGAAGACTTGTTTGAATGGTATTCCTCTTCTTCATTTGAGTCACAATCGAAAAGCGTCTCCCCTGAACCTGCGAAGACAGAAGCAAATGAGTTGGTCACCAGACCAACTGTGGCAGTTGGTCGTGTCCGAGATCGGAGTCAATATGTTCATCCTGTTCTGAACGCCGTTGAAAATCGATCGCAGTGGCAAGCACTAAAAAGCAAAGAATCTAAGAATGCATCCGTAATaaaagagaggaaggaaaacATCCCCCGCAAGCAGGAACCAGTTTCCAAGTTCAGTTTGGATCCAAGGCAGGAACCGCGAGTCGATGCTAGTCTCTCAAGCTGGTTAGTACCCAGTGAACCAGCCAATTATGCCGCTGCCCCTGTAAATATTTATGTAAAATCTAAGGATGGTACCTTTAGCTCCAGTAAGACTGAAAACAGACCAGTTTTGGTTGATGTAAAAACTACATGA